The following are encoded together in the Deltaproteobacteria bacterium genome:
- a CDS encoding MBL fold metallo-hydrolase yields the protein MGPAEVITDIYLVGSADITDPKDCCVYLLDLGELVLIDAGAGTSFDEIVHNIEGLGLDPERIATVILTHCHIDHIGGAPQFRERFGTRIIMHHLDAEVVERGDDRMTAASWYNIHFPPMPVDVKLTKDEERLRFGDQEMVCLHTPGHTPGSLSIYLDRGEKRVLFGQDIHGPFYQEFGSDLAAWRRSMERLLALEADILCEGHFGVYQPKDRVAAYIRHYLEVYGEGR from the coding sequence ATGGGACCAGCAGAGGTAATCACAGACATCTACCTGGTGGGGAGTGCCGATATCACCGATCCCAAGGACTGCTGCGTCTATCTCTTGGATCTGGGGGAGTTGGTCCTGATCGATGCCGGGGCAGGAACGAGCTTTGACGAAATCGTCCACAACATCGAGGGTCTCGGTCTCGACCCTGAAAGGATAGCAACGGTGATCCTCACCCACTGTCACATCGACCATATCGGGGGTGCTCCACAGTTTCGGGAGCGGTTCGGCACCCGAATCATCATGCACCATCTCGATGCCGAGGTGGTGGAACGAGGGGACGACAGGATGACAGCGGCCTCTTGGTACAACATCCATTTTCCGCCGATGCCAGTGGATGTCAAATTGACAAAGGATGAGGAACGCCTTCGCTTCGGCGACCAGGAGATGGTCTGCCTCCACACCCCTGGCCACACCCCAGGTTCCCTCTCAATCTATCTAGACCGGGGGGAAAAGAGGGTGCTGTTCGGGCAGGACATCCATGGCCCCTTCTATCAAGAATTCGGCTCCGACCTGGCGGCCTGGCGCAGGTCGATGGAGAGGCTCCTGGCCCTGGAGGCGGACATCCTCTGTGAGGGTCACTTCGGGGTCTACCAGCCCAAGGATAGGGTAGCAGCGTACATAAGGCACTATCTGGAGGTATATGGGGAAGGGAGATGA
- a CDS encoding 16S rRNA (uracil(1498)-N(3))-methyltransferase, whose amino-acid sequence MEISLEGDPFSALLFREPYKGEIITLKDASGKEFRGRIVELQQGRASVYIFEKLREPTDPPFSVFLFQALPDKERIELIIQKGTELGVKVIVPFKSRHSISLEEREASQPKAHRWQHIAIKATKQCRRASVPYVAPYCSFEEALEIARPLELKILLLEKERERFSSSLRSLPLPKSIALMVGSEGGWDDEEVKRAKAVGFATVGLGGKILRTETAAIAACAILQYEWGGL is encoded by the coding sequence ATGGAGATATCTCTGGAAGGTGACCCCTTCTCTGCTCTTCTGTTTCGGGAGCCTTACAAGGGGGAGATCATTACCCTCAAGGATGCCTCAGGCAAGGAGTTCAGGGGAAGGATAGTGGAGCTTCAGCAGGGTCGCGCAAGCGTATATATATTTGAGAAGTTGAGGGAGCCCACAGACCCCCCTTTCAGTGTCTTTTTGTTTCAGGCCCTACCGGACAAGGAGCGGATAGAGCTCATCATCCAAAAGGGGACCGAGTTGGGGGTTAAGGTCATAGTCCCCTTTAAATCAAGGCACTCCATATCCCTGGAGGAGAGGGAAGCAAGTCAGCCCAAGGCCCACCGCTGGCAACACATCGCCATAAAGGCCACAAAACAGTGCCGGAGGGCCTCTGTACCCTATGTAGCCCCTTATTGCTCCTTCGAGGAAGCCCTGGAGATAGCCCGCCCCTTGGAGCTCAAGATCCTTTTATTGGAAAAAGAGAGGGAAAGGTTTTCATCTTCTCTTCGGTCTTTGCCTCTTCCAAAAAGCATAGCCCTGATGGTCGGATCTGAAGGGGGATGGGATGATGAAGAGGTAAAACGGGCGAAGGCGGTGGGCTTTGCAACCGTTGGCCTCGGGGGGAAGATCCTGCGGACGGAAACAGCGGCCATCGCCGCCTGCGCTATCCTCCAGTATGAGTGGGGTGGGCTTTGA